The genomic DNA AACCATCTTCCGCTATTTCCACCTGCACGTGAAACATCATAATATCTCCTCTCCTTGCTAAAGCTAAAAACTCACCGAAACTTCCCTGGTCGTATTACTAAAAATCACCACATCGTTGAGGGGGACTTCCTGCTTGTTCGTTTTGATCTTCAAATTATAAGTGCCCGTGGGAAGCGTAATGGTATCTTTGGTAAAAAACTCGCGAACTTTTCTTCCATCGAGGCTTAAAACTTCTACTGAATCCAGGTTGGGATTAGGGGAACTTACCTTGATATTTCCAAAACCCACCACATTCACCTCGGTAAATTCGGTAGGAAGAATGCTTACCTCTTTGCTCCACTCTGTATTTTGAAGTTTCACCCTCAGTTCATAATCTCCTATCAACACTTTGGTCATGTCGGCACAGGGGATGGGAATGAATTTTCCCTCGGTTTGGCTCGCCTTTCCTTTAATTTCGCAGGTGTCGGAAGGGAGGGGCGTTTTGACTCGAATGCGACCAAAGGCCCTTTCGGACTTAGGGGCCACAGGATCCAAGGCCCAGCTGGTAGAACAAATGAAGATTAAGGATAAAAGGAGTAAGGGTTTGGTTTTCATGGGAGGCTCCTTCTACAACTTTGTTAACACATCATCCTTCTCTAACTTCACTTCCCCGTTAACAGTAAAATCCCTTTCTTTCAACTGAGGAATCACCGCTAAATCTCCACGGTGCATTTCCGAAAAAGCCTTGTTTTTTGGACTGGCATTTTTATCTTGACGCATCACATGCCAACGCCCTGCAGGCCCACACAACACCACCTCGGCCTTGCCTTTCGAGCCCATTAAATTACTAATGACCCGGTAGACATCCGCCGCTTTTGCTTTTCCCAAAACCTTATCCAAAACACTTTTTTCCGCCTTGGAAAAAATCATATAGGAGGTCTTTAAAAAATCGTTCTTGGTCTTAAGCATTTTACTGAGCTGCTTCATAAACTCGGGCTCTTGCCACTCAATATAAAAATGGCACCAATCTCTATCTCCCGCTCTCAGCATAGGACATTCTTTTTGATGCAGGCATGGGGCATAAAGATAAAGTTTTTTTCGGGCCAGGATTTCATCTCGAAGTTCCATGAGCTCACGGGAGGTCCACTGCAATGCAGGATCCAACAGCATCATAAAGCCTTCGGGCGACAGATGGCGCATGTAAATTTTTT from Deltaproteobacteria bacterium includes the following:
- a CDS encoding T9SS type A sorting domain-containing protein gives rise to the protein MKTKPLLLLSLIFICSTSWALDPVAPKSERAFGRIRVKTPLPSDTCEIKGKASQTEGKFIPIPCADMTKVLIGDYELRVKLQNTEWSKEVSILPTEFTEVNVVGFGNIKVSSPNPNLDSVEVLSLDGRKVREFFTKDTITLPTGTYNLKIKTNKQEVPLNDVVIFSNTTREVSVSF